A DNA window from Diabrotica undecimpunctata isolate CICGRU unplaced genomic scaffold, icDiaUnde3 ctg00000573.1, whole genome shotgun sequence contains the following coding sequences:
- the LOC140431148 gene encoding uncharacterized protein encodes MRALCGTWWGSDPKILKLIHEALILSHLNYGGQFLSTCPKYILKKLDQMHYQSIRIITGCMKSTPIQALLSESGELPLKYRREWLTTKFLLKNLSIKNNPVIQSIIELEALCNMDNKYWRNKEKPILIATIRKIQPYLQNLYSSKLLPCHEYDLELQLQPLGILNENITKNEFNLMNFVNLVKKFHSYKKFFTDGSTDTIGNAGFGVFSPDINYSFSSKLPNHTQICTAEVTAINHAVQIIREQNITEAIIFSDSKSALQKIKKTGFSKDTEHISYLTKTGIILARNNNIKILLAWIPGHTGITGNYKADQLANIGRSLNIPMNIKLEFSNFTPYLKREIWSNWAAEWYEGYGTISTNKYII; translated from the coding sequence ATGCGTGCCTTGTGTGGAACATGGTGGGGCAGTgacccaaaaatattaaaactgatccATGAAGCACTTATCCTAAGTCATTTAAACTATGGGGGTCAATTCCTATCTACGTGCCCtaaatatatattgaagaaaCTAGATCAGATGCACTACCAAAGTATTCGGATTATCACAGGATGCATGAAGTCAACTCCAATCCAAGCCTTGTTATCAGAGTCTGGAGAACTGCCATTAAAATACAGAAGAGAATGGCTCACCAcaaaatttttgctaaaaaacCTAAGCATTAAAAACAACCCTGTCATTCAATCAATCATTGAATTAGAAGCACTTTGTAATATGGACAATAAATACTGGAGAAATAAGGAAAAACCCATATTGATAGCAACTATCAGAAAAATCCAACCTTATTTGCAGAACCTATATTCCAGTAAACTTCTTCCTTGCCATGAATATGACTTGGAACTACAACTTCAACCATTAGGAATTCtgaatgaaaatattacaaaaaatgaattcaATCTTATGAATTTTGTGAACTTAGTCAAAAAATTCCattcatacaaaaaattctttacaGATGGCTCAACGGACACAATAGGAAATGCGGGATTTGGTGTTTTTTCCCCAGATATAAACTATTCATTTTCATCTAAACTACCCAATCATACCCAAATATGTACAGCAGAGGTTACTGCGATCAATCATGCAGTCCAAATTATACGGGAACAAAATATCACAGAAGCCATTATCTTTTCTGACTCCAAAAGTgcactacaaaaaattaaaaaaacagggTTTTCTAAAGACACAGAACATATATCGTATTTAACGAAAACAGGAATTATCCTAGCAaggaacaataatatcaaaatcttaCTAGCATGGATCCCAGGACACACTGGTATCACTGGAAACTACAAGGCCGACCAACTTGCCAATATAGGTCGTTCCCTGAATATTCCCATGAATATCAAGCTAGAGTTTTCAAATTTTACACCCTACttgaaaagagagatttggtctaATTGGGCAGCTGAATGGTACGAAGGATATGGCACAA